From one Triticum urartu cultivar G1812 chromosome 3, Tu2.1, whole genome shotgun sequence genomic stretch:
- the LOC125545267 gene encoding protein HESO1-like, which produces MVEHVQNYDVLEKCTKDILSIIKPTEDDRNKRLHAIQEIVNSIYLVGGLGDAAVKPFGSFLSELYAKSGDLDVSVELPNVSGFSTSKEKKQNLLRKLMKALQISGVARDVNFIPTARVPVLQYVSNHFGISCDISINNYPGRIKSKVLYWINTLDSRFGDTVLLVKEWAKAQNINDPKNGTLNSYLLCLLVLFHFQTCKPAILPPMKEFFDFNILGEIGPYNEKIVDEICATNIAKFRRRNIGQRNQSSLSHLLATFFEKYCLQFGRIVVHSSEVVSTYTGRLLRKQGGLYWMTKSYCLFVEDPFQRPDNAARTVDVPELQHIVRAFEHAKSTISSSRPAGRNELLSLLCTPEVGSKLGARGTANRYANPAMTSDRQANVHDVTAMFDGLWRGRLHNGSASSSRSQASSSRTAGQYR; this is translated from the exons ATGGTTGAGCACGTCCAAAACTATGATGTGCTGGAGAAGTGTACAAAAGATATTCTCTCCATAATCAAGCCAACAGAGGACGATCGGAACAAACGACTGCATGCAATTCAGGAGATTGTGAATTCCATCTATTTAGTTGGTGGCTTAGGCG ATGCCGCTGTCAAACCTTTTGGATCCTTTCTATCAGAACTCTACGCAAAATCAGGCGATTTGGATGTATCAGTTGAGCTGCCAAATGTCTCAGGCTTCTCTACAAGCAAGGAAAAGAAGCAAAATCTCTTGAGAAAACTAATGAAAGCTTTACAAATTAGTG GTGTTGCTAGAGATGTGAACTTCATTCCTACTGCAAGAGTTCCAGTCCTTCAATATGTGAGCAACCACTTTGGCATTTCCTGTGATATATCCATCAATAACTACCCTGGTCGAATTAAATCCAAAGTGTTGTACTGGATCAATACCTTAGACAGCCGCTTTGGTGATACGGTTTTATTG GTCAAGGAATGGGCAAAAGCTCAAAACATTAATGATCCAAAAAATGGAACCCTGAACTCCTATTTGCTTTGCTTACTTGTCCTTTTTCATTTTCAG ACATGCAAGCCTGCAATTTTACCACCTATGAAAGAGTTTTTTGATTTTAACATTCTAGGAG AAATTGGGCCTTATAATGAAAAAATTGTTGATGAGATCTGTGCCACAAATATAGCAAAATTTCGACGCCGGAACATAGGGCAAAGAAATCAGAGCTCTCTGTCTCATCTCCTTGCAACTTTTTTTGAGAAG TACTGTTTGCAGTTTGGGCGTATTGTTGTCCATTCTAGTGAGGTTGTATCCACTTACACGGGTCGGCTCCTGCGAAAACAAGGCGGCCTATACTGGATGACCAAATCTTACTGCTTGTTT GTTGAAGATCCATTTCAGAGACCTGATAATGCAGCTAGAACAGTTGATGTGCCAGAGCTTCAGCATATTGTTAGAGCCTTCGAACATGCTAAAAGTACAATCTCCTCCAGTAGGCCGGCGGGCCGGAATGAATTGCTTTCGCTGCTGTGCACACCTGAAGTTGGTTCAAAACTAGGTGCGAGAGGCACGGCAAACCGTTACGCAAATCCTGCGATGACTTCAGATCGTCAAGCTAATGTGCATGATGTGACTGCAATGTTTGATGGGCTTTGGCGTGGACGTCTCCACAATGGTTCCGCATCCAGCTCGCGATCCCAAGCATCATCCAGCAGGACAGCAGGGCAATATCGGTAG